The Procambarus clarkii isolate CNS0578487 chromosome 64, FALCON_Pclarkii_2.0, whole genome shotgun sequence genome includes a window with the following:
- the LOC138354802 gene encoding uncharacterized protein: protein MSASPQLCFYPTLPTPKSASPNSASPQLCFSPTLPPPTQLPPSQPPPTLTLPTLPPLTLPPPTLPLSNSASPNSASPNSASPQLCFFPTLPPPTQPSPSLPPPTPTLLILPPLTLPPPTLPLSNSASPNSASPISAPPNSDSPTSASPNSASLRLCLPQLCFSPTLLSSTLPLPKSAFPNSASPNSASPNSASLQLCILLTLPPITLPPPTLPPPTLPPPTLPTTNSAYPQFCLSPTLPPPTQPPPTLPPPTLPLPNSAFPNSASSNSASPQLCLP from the coding sequence ATGTCTGCCTCCCCCCAACTCTGCTTCTACCCAACTCTGCCTACCCCCAAATCTGCCTCCCCCAACTCAGCCTCTCCTCAACTCTGCTtctccccaactctgcctcccccaactcaGCTTCCCCCATCTCAGCCTCCACCAACTCTGACTCTCCCAACTCTGCCTCCTctaactctgcctcccccaactctgcctctttccaactctgcctcccccaactctgcctctcccAACTCTGCCTCTCCTCAACTCTGCTTcttcccaactctgcctcccccaactcagccttccccatctctgcctcccccaactccGACTCTCCTAATTCTGCCTCCTctaactctgcctcccccaactctgcctctttccaactctgcctcccccaactctgcctcccccatcTCTGCCCCCCCCAACTCTGACTCTCCCACgtctgcctcccccaactctgcctccctccGACTCTGCCTCCCTCAACTCTGCTTCTCCCCAACTCTGCTTTCCTCAACTCTGCCTCTCCCAAAATCTGCcttccccaactctgcctcccccaactcagcctcccccaactctgcctctctTCAACTCTGCATCCTACTAACTCTGCCTCCCATAACACTGCcacccccaactctgcctcccccaactctgcctcccccaactctgcctaCCACCAACTCTGCCTATCCCCAATTCTGCCTCTCCCCAACTCTGCCACCCCCAACTCAGCCTCCTCCAACTCTGCCTCCGCCAACTCTGCCTCTCCCCAACTCTGCgttccccaactctgcctcctctaactctgcctccccccaactctgcctcccataa